A stretch of DNA from Shewanella sediminis HAW-EB3:
TCTGCGGCTAATGCCGTTTCAATATACTCTTTCATCTCATCAGGATGAGGGGCGCTCGTGTACCATAACTGCCAAAGTTCTCCGTCTGAGACCGCCAGAGAAAGCGCGGGAATATGCTCTAAACTCAATGGTTCGAGCAGAATATGTTCTCCGGATAAACACTCAGCATGAACTTCACTCTTCACAACACTCTCCCTGTTTCGATTAGGCAAAAATTGAAAAACCGTGTTAAAAAAACAACAACTTTGATTTATATCAATAAAGTTAACACAATTGACGACTGACTTCACGAGTCGATAGCGATCTCATAGATGAGTACTTCCGAATTATCCTCCTCCCAGAGTATGTTCTCTTTATAAGACATTCCGACTTTTTCTAACACCGAAAGTGATGCCTCGTTACCGGGACTCACTATACCCAGCACCCGCCTGAGCCCTAGTACTTTACAATGAAGGAGTACGGCTTTAGCTGACTCTACCGCAAAGCCTTTCCCCCAATACGCAGGCAAGAGTGCATAGCCTAGGTCGGGACTGTCAAACAGTGGTCTTTTCACCAAGCCGGAGAGACCTATCGGTTCACCACTCTCTTTTAGCTCAACGAGATAGAGGCCGTAACCATTCTGATGATAGCTGGCCAGTGGACCATCGAGTAGATAGGTTTCAGCCTGTAAAAGGTCCCTGACTCCTCTATCACCAATATTCTCAAGAAATCCCTGAGTATTGAGTAAACTCAAAATAAAATCTGCATCTGCAATCTCTACATGGCGCAAAATTAACCTGGATGTTTCCAATACAATCAAATGAATTTCCAACATATTGACATGAAATAATTAGACTATACTTTGTTCAGTCCAGCAGAGGAAGCAGCGAACTATGTCAAGGAAACGCACTCAAGTCAGCCAATATTACGTCATTGCAGCCGTTGTCGCTGCCGAACTCAACCATACATTAACCTACTGCAAACAGATCAATCTTACCGCGAGCAATGCCCAGGCTGCATCATCCCGGGTAGGTAACGCCGCGTTGGGGTTTAAGGCCTTAACCGGTTTCATCGATGACCTGGCCTGTTACACGATGAAAGCCGCAACTGACATTAACAATCTGGCTCACAAGGCCAGTAAGTTAGCTGCCGATACCGCTAGAGCAGCGACAGCACTTAAGCACTTTGAGAAAGCGAAGAAAAATGCTCATGAGGCAAAATTTGCATCGACCATCGCACCTGCCGTCGAGAAGACATCAAAAAATTATCAACAACTGCAACATTCATTTCAGCATCTCATCAACCAAATGGAGGTGCAGCTCCATGAATTAAAGAGAAACCTGAGA
This window harbors:
- a CDS encoding GNAT family N-acetyltransferase; translated protein: MLEIHLIVLETSRLILRHVEIADADFILSLLNTQGFLENIGDRGVRDLLQAETYLLDGPLASYHQNGYGLYLVELKESGEPIGLSGLVKRPLFDSPDLGYALLPAYWGKGFAVESAKAVLLHCKVLGLRRVLGIVSPGNEASLSVLEKVGMSYKENILWEEDNSEVLIYEIAIDS